Within Candidatus Rokuibacteriota bacterium, the genomic segment ACCACGTCTCCCGCTCGAGGAAGGCCGCGATGGCGGTGGCGTTGATCCGGCGCTCCGCGGCGACCCCGGAGCCCGAGAGCTTGACGGACACGTTCCACTGGATCGAGCGCGGGGTCTCCGGCGGGGGCGCCAGCGTCCCGGAGGTCTCCACCTCGATGGCGAAGCCGCGGTCGGCGAGGCTCGCGACGACGGGCACGAAGAGGGGTGATTCGAGCGGCTCGCCGCCCGTCACCACCGCGCGGCGGCAGGGGAAGGCCGCCGCCTCTTCCACCAGCGCCTCGCACTCCACCTCGCGCCCGGCCTCGGCATCCCACGAGTATTTCGTGTCGCACCAGGCACAGCCTACGGAGCAGCCCTGCAGGCGAACGAAGACGGCCGGGGCACCCGCCGTGACGCCTTCACCCTGGAGGGAGTGGAAGACCTCGGCGACGCGGCCCGCGGTGGCCACCGGCGCCGTCATGGCCGGGAGCGGGCAAGGGCGCTGCCCGAGGTCGGTGTCTCGCGGATGGCGACGCGCTCGAGCCTGACGTGCGCCGGCAGCGCGCGCTCGATGGCGCTCCACGCCTCCCGCGTCAGGAGCTCGGCCGTGGGATTGCCGTCGAGCCGCACCACCCTGTCGGGCGCCTCGTGCTGGACCGAGGCGATGGCCTCCGCGAGCGGGTCGTCGGCGGCCAGGAGCGTCGCGTGGTCCCACTGGTCGAGGACGGCCTTGCGCACCAGCTCGCGCAGGTCCTCGAAGTCCATGACCATGCCGAGAGGATCGAGCCGCTCGGCGCTGACGGTGAGCTCGAGCCGATACGTGTGGCCGTGCAGCCCGGCGCACTTGCCCGCATGCCCGCGGATCCTGTGAGCCGCGTCGAAGGTGTAGGAGGTCTGCAGCTCCATGGGCCCGGCCAAATGGTACCACCCCCTCTGGGGTCAGGTCTTGCATTCCAACATCGGTCGGGGCGCGTGCTGGATTGCAAGACCTGACCCCGGTCAGGCGATGCCGGTGTGGATGGTGACGGAGCCGAGGCCGAGGCGGCGCCAGGTCACGCCCCGCAGCCCCGCCGACTCCATCAGATGCGCGAGATCGGCCGGCGAGAGAAAGCGGTCCACCGACTGGGGAAGATAGGCGTACGCCTCGCCGTCGCGCGCCACGAGGCGCCCGATCTGCGGCACGACGCGGTGGAAGTAGAAGCGGAAGAGCGGCCGGAAGCCCGGCGCCTCCACCTGAGTGATCTCGAGCGCCACCACGCGCCCGCCGGGGCGGGTCACCCGCCGCATCTCGGCCAGCCCCAGGCCGAGGTCGGTGAGGTTACGCAGCAGGAAGGCCGAGGTGACGCAGGCGAAGGCGCGGTCCTGGAAGGGCAGGGCCAGCGCATCTGCCGCCACGAGACGGATCCGGCCGTGGCCCCCGGCGTGGCGGATCTTCTCGAGCGCCACGGCGAGCATCCCTTCGGAGAAGTCGGCGCCCACGACGCCCCGGTGGGGATGGGTCTCGCGCAGCTCGAGGGCGAGGTCGCCCGTGCCCGTGGCCAGGTCCAGCGCCGGCCCTTCGGGCGAGGGGATGGTCTGCCGGGCCGCCGCGCGCCGCCACGAGTGGTGCATGCCGAAGGTCATGAGGCCGTTCATCAAGTCGTAGTGGCGCGCGATGCGCGAGAACATCTGGCTGACGAAGCGGGCCTTGTCCGGCCCGGCGCCGAGCGCGGGCTCCCTCATGCCCAGCGCCCCGCGAGCACCGCCGCGAAGAAGATCACGGCGATGTAGCCGTTGACGTTGAAGAAGGCCATGTCCAGCCGCGAGAGGTCGGTGGGCGAGACCAGCGAGTGCTCGTAGACGAGGAGCCCGGCCACCACCAGCACCCCCGCCCAGTAGAGGAGCCCGAGCCCCATGGCCCAGCCCAGGGCGGCGAAGGCGCCCACCGTGAGGACGTGGCAGGCCTGGGCGGTGCGCAGCGCCGCCGCGATGCCGAAGCGCGCCGGAACCGAGTGGAGCCCCGCCGCCCGGTCGAAGGCCGCGTCCTGGCAGGCGTAGATGAGGTCGAAGCCCGCGATCCACACCGTCAGCGCGAACCAAAGGATGAAGACGGGCGGGTCGAAGGTGGCGCGCACCGCGATCCACCCGCCGGCGGCGGCGATGCCGTCGGTGAAGCCCAGGATCCAGTGCGAGAGCCAGGTGAAGCGCTTGGTGTAGGAGTAGCCCACGAGGAAGAGGACGGCCAGCGGCGAGAGCGCCAGGCAGAGCGGGTTGAGCATCGCCGCCGAGGCGAGGAGGAGCGCGCCGGAGAGCAGCGCGGCGGCGGCCACCGGCCCGGGGCGGAGGAGGCCCGACGGCAGGTGCCGGGACCGTGTTCGCGGGTTGAGCGCGTCGAGCCAGCGATCCGCGAGGCGGTTGACGCTCATGGCCAGCGTGCGCGCCCCGACCATCGCCAGCGTCACCCAGAGGAGGACGCGCCAGCCGGGCCAGCCGTCGGCCGCCAGCACCATCGCCACGTAGGCGAAGGGCAGAGCGAAGACGGTGTGCTCGAACTTGATGGCGTCGAGGAAGTGGTGAACCGCGCCCGGCTCGCTCATGCTCGCCGGATCTCCGTCGCCGCTCGCCTCGCCGTGAGGCACGTCTCGGCTCGCACGGCTCGCTCACGCTCGCCAGGCTTCCACTTCGCTCGCCTCGCCGTGAGGCACGTCTCGGCTCGCACTACAGGCCGTATTCGGGCCAGCGGCGGGTGACGAGGGTGCGAATTTCCTCGCTCATGACGATCTCGTCGGGCCAGGGCTGGCCGATGTCGTCCATGGCACTCTTCTCGGTGGCGTCCACGCCGAGCTTGCCGCCGAAGCGGTGGCGGAGGGCGGCGTGGTCGAGGTCGTCCGTGGGGCCCTCGATGACCACGAGGTCGCGCCGAGGGTCGATGTTGCCCGTGGCCCGCCAGGCCACCTCCGAGAGATCATGGACGTTGACGGTGTCGGACACGACCACGATGGTCTTGGCGAGCATCATGAGCCCGAGCCCCCAGAGGGCGTACATCACCTTGCGCGCCTGCCCCGGATAGCGCTTGCGGATGGAGACGATGACCAGGTTGTGGAAGACGCCCGCGGCCGGCATGTTCATGTCCACGACCTCGGGAAGCAGCAGGCGGATGATGGGCAGGAAGATCCGCTCCGTGGCCTTACCCAGCCAGTAGTCCTCCTGCGGCGGGCGGCCGACGATGGTCGTGGGGTAGATGGGGTGCTTGCGCCGTGTCACCGCCGTCAGGTGGAACACCGGGTACTCACGGGCCAGCGAGTAGTAGCCGGTGTGATCGCCGAAGGGGCCTTCCACGCGGCGCTCGGCCGGGTCCACGTAGCCCTCCAGCACGACCTCGGCCCCGGCCGGGACCTCGAGGTCCACGGTCTTGCAGGCCACCATGGGCACCCCGGCGCCGCGGAGCCACCCCGCGAAGACCATCTCGTCGATGCCCGGCGGCAGCGGGGCGGAGGCCGCGTAGATGGCGGCGGGGTCCCCGCCCAGCGCGACGGCCACCTCCATGCGGCTCCGCGACTGCTCCTCCGCCACGCGGTGGTGCTCGGCCGAGCCCTTGTGGACCTGCCAGTGCATGCCGAGCGTGCGGTCGTCGTACACCTGCAGGCGGTACATGCCCACGTTGCGTGCGCCCGCGACGGGATCGCGGGTGATGACCATCGGCAGCGTGATGTAACGGCCGGCGTCCCCCGGCCAGCAGCGGAGGATCGGCAGCTCCGCGAGGCTCGGCGCCGCGGTCTCCACCACTTCCTGGCAGGGCGCCGATCGCACGCGCCTGGGCCCGGCCTTGGCGAGATCGAAGAGGTCGCCGAGCTTGCGCAGCTTCTCGAAGAGGGTGCCGGGCATCTTGAGGTCCAGGAGGTGCGCCACGCGGGCGGAGAGATCGTCGAGACGCTCCACGCCCAGCGCCGCGGCCATGCGCCCCGGAGCGCCGAAGGCGTTGATGAGGACGGGCGTGGAGAAGCCCTCGACGCGCTCGAAGAGCAGCGCCACGTTCCGCTCCGCGGGGCCTCGCGAGATCCGGTCGGCGATCTCCGTGATCTCGAGGTCGCGCGTGACGGGGGCCGCCACGCGCCGGAGCTGTCCCCGGCCTTCCAGATGCGCGATGAA encodes:
- a CDS encoding UbiA family prenyltransferase produces the protein MSEPGAVHHFLDAIKFEHTVFALPFAYVAMVLAADGWPGWRVLLWVTLAMVGARTLAMSVNRLADRWLDALNPRTRSRHLPSGLLRPGPVAAAALLSGALLLASAAMLNPLCLALSPLAVLFLVGYSYTKRFTWLSHWILGFTDGIAAAGGWIAVRATFDPPVFILWFALTVWIAGFDLIYACQDAAFDRAAGLHSVPARFGIAAALRTAQACHVLTVGAFAALGWAMGLGLLYWAGVLVVAGLLVYEHSLVSPTDLSRLDMAFFNVNGYIAVIFFAAVLAGRWA
- a CDS encoding menaquinone biosynthesis decarboxylase; translation: MPFADLREFIAHLEGRGQLRRVAAPVTRDLEITEIADRISRGPAERNVALLFERVEGFSTPVLINAFGAPGRMAAALGVERLDDLSARVAHLLDLKMPGTLFEKLRKLGDLFDLAKAGPRRVRSAPCQEVVETAAPSLAELPILRCWPGDAGRYITLPMVITRDPVAGARNVGMYRLQVYDDRTLGMHWQVHKGSAEHHRVAEEQSRSRMEVAVALGGDPAAIYAASAPLPPGIDEMVFAGWLRGAGVPMVACKTVDLEVPAGAEVVLEGYVDPAERRVEGPFGDHTGYYSLAREYPVFHLTAVTRRKHPIYPTTIVGRPPQEDYWLGKATERIFLPIIRLLLPEVVDMNMPAAGVFHNLVIVSIRKRYPGQARKVMYALWGLGLMMLAKTIVVVSDTVNVHDLSEVAWRATGNIDPRRDLVVIEGPTDDLDHAALRHRFGGKLGVDATEKSAMDDIGQPWPDEIVMSEEIRTLVTRRWPEYGL
- a CDS encoding 7-carboxy-7-deazaguanine synthase QueE, whose product is MATAGRVAEVFHSLQGEGVTAGAPAVFVRLQGCSVGCAWCDTKYSWDAEAGREVECEALVEEAAAFPCRRAVVTGGEPLESPLFVPVVASLADRGFAIEVETSGTLAPPPETPRSIQWNVSVKLSGSGVAAERRINATAIAAFLERETWWKFVVTDDGDLAEVLALAERFALPRARILLQPEAIRREDLIARSPWVAEACTRHGFRFSPRLHVLLWGARRGV
- the queD gene encoding 6-carboxytetrahydropterin synthase QueD, whose amino-acid sequence is MELQTSYTFDAAHRIRGHAGKCAGLHGHTYRLELTVSAERLDPLGMVMDFEDLRELVRKAVLDQWDHATLLAADDPLAEAIASVQHEAPDRVVRLDGNPTAELLTREAWSAIERALPAHVRLERVAIRETPTSGSALARSRP
- a CDS encoding class I SAM-dependent methyltransferase, whose protein sequence is MREPALGAGPDKARFVSQMFSRIARHYDLMNGLMTFGMHHSWRRAAARQTIPSPEGPALDLATGTGDLALELRETHPHRGVVGADFSEGMLAVALEKIRHAGGHGRIRLVAADALALPFQDRAFACVTSAFLLRNLTDLGLGLAEMRRVTRPGGRVVALEITQVEAPGFRPLFRFYFHRVVPQIGRLVARDGEAYAYLPQSVDRFLSPADLAHLMESAGLRGVTWRRLGLGSVTIHTGIA